In the genome of Arthrobacter alpinus, the window CAAGCCGCCTATGGCCATGACGGCGTCATCGTAAATAATCGCCGTGGGCATCTGTGCACCGGCGTCCCCGGAAAACAGCTCAGCTGTCAGGTCTCGTCCGCTTTCATGCCCGTATTCGCCATTTCGCTGCAATCCGTCACTACCGAGTCCGGCAAGCACCTCATCGTAAACCTCGGTGCGCTGGGCCGTGTGCAACAGCTCCGCAGGACCGGCCACGCGGGCTATCCGCCGGTGTCCCAGGCCAGATAAATACCGCAGGGCCTCGGCCATCGCTGCCCGCTCATCCGTAAATGCAGTGGGATGGACGGAGCTGATCTGCCGGTCTCCGATGACCACGGCCGGCAACCCAATTTCCTGCAGCAGCGGCACACGCTCATCCCCCAACCGCAGGTTCATGAGCAGCACACCGGCAATCCGCTGCTCGGCAGCCCAGCGGCGGTAGGTTTCAAGTTCTTTGTCAGGCTCGGCCTGCAACATGACCAGCAGGCTCCGCCCGGCCTCGGCCAGCCGCGATTCCGCACCACGAACAAAGTCCTGGTGAAAGGGATCGAGCTGGCCGGGCTGGGCCGAGCGCAGGAGCACCAATCCAACCGGCGCTGAGCCCGGAATCCCGGACCGCGACGTCGACTCTGTGGCACTCCCATGGCTGATCATGAAATTAGACTACCCGTGCAGCAGATCATTGGCGCAACGCAGAACAGGGGCAGTAACCAGCGCCGCCATATCCAACGCAGAACCGCTAATGAAGAAGGTGTGTTCCTCGCCCGCACTGAGCGTAATCAGACCGGAGTCCACGCTCGCCGCGGCATCGAGGCGGTCCGGGAAGAGCGCAATGTCCTTCACCAATGCCGTGGCACGCACCGTCACTGCCACGCCGTCGTCCGTGGGCTTGGCCGACGCCGAAAGCGCCTGCGCCGGAGAGACCAGGGCCAACGCCGTATCCTCAACGAAATAGCCGAAAGCGGCGGCCACATCGAGGCCGGCATCCTCTGCGCGCATCTGGATGTATTCCGCCGTGGCGTCGCCCGGACGAGCAATCGCCTCCGGCAAGGTGTACGTTTCGGCACTGCGAGCAGGCACGGAAACGCTCAGGGGCTCCTCGGCCAGCAGCTCCCCTGCCGTTGTCATCCGGCGCAGGCGCAGCGCACCGGCCAGGGGCGCATCCGTGTCGTTGTGAAGAACCACGGCAAGTCCCCCCTCGCGCGGCTGAACCGTCGCCAACCGCGGTGCGTACACATGCTTGAGCGCGTGCCATAGCGGCTTGCGGATGCCGTGGCTATCCACGGCGGCCCACGACACCACGGGCCAGGAATCGTTGAGCTGCCACATGACTGTGCCCTGGTTGAGCGGGAAGAGGCTGCGGAAGTGCTCAATACCAAAGACCAGTGCCCGGGCCTGGTTGAGCTGTGTTGCCCAGTGCCAATCCTCAATGAGCTCCGGCACCGGCAGGTGTTCACCCAAACCTCGCTCCAGCTTCAGATTGCCTTGATCCGCTTTTTGGTGGACCAGCATCTGCTCGCCATAGGGAGCCAGCGGCTCGTCGTGGACAACGCTGGTGAGAGTTGACCAGGCCGGCGGACCCTGGAAACCAAATTCGGAGGCGAAACGGGGCTGATAGCTGGCGTAGTGGGTGTAATCCTTCTGGTTCCAGACATCCCAGATGTGGGTGGTGCCGTGGCGAGGATCGTTGGGGTGCATATGATCGCCGTAGGAGAAGGGGCTGCCGGATGAGTACCGGGTCCGGGCGTCCAACTCGCCCACAATCTCGGGCAGGATCTGGCGGTAGTAGCCTTCCCCCAGGTGCGCCCGGCCAAGGGAACACGCCAATCCCACTCCACCCAACCCCAAATGTTTTCGTTGCAGCCATTCCACAAGGCGAGGGAGGCGTGCTTGCTCAGGCGGGTCACGGCTTCACGGGCCTCGGCGATTACCTCGGAGCGCAGCGGTTCCTCCTCCGAATAAGCGGCGCAGGCGAAGAGGAAGTCCTGCCAGACAAGGAGACCCTGCTCGTCGCAGATGTCATAGAAGTCCTCGGATTCGTACATGCCACCGCCCCACACGCGCAGCAGATTCATGCCGGATTCGACGGCATCGCCAATGGAGGATGCGAGGCTTTCGCGGGTGATTCGGGTGATTAAGGCGTCGTCCGGGATCCAGTTGGCGCCACGGATGTACACATCAACACCGTTGACCCGGAACTTAAAACTGGTCCCATCATGGTCAGCTTCGGTCACGACCTCAATAGTGCGGAAGCCGACGCGGGATGACCATCTGTCGTTTCCCACTCCGCTGAGCTCAACACGTACCTCATGCAGCGCCTGCTCGCCGTGCCCGCGCGGCCACCAGGGCGCCACCTCGGGAAGCTGCAGGACCAGGGAGGCAACGGCGTCGTCCGAGCCAACCGTGACATTCCCTGCCACACCGGCAACGGAAACGCTCAGCTCGGCCGTGCCCGCAGCCGCTGGACCGCCGTCCCATTCAAGCTCAACATGGGTTTCCAAAACACCCGTGCCAGCCGCATCCAGCGTGGCCAGCGGCCGCACCGAGGCAATGCGTGCGCCGGTCCAGGATTCAAGCCGGATCGCCTTCCAAATTCCGGCGCCGGCAATGTCGATTCCCCAGTCCCAGCCAAAGCTGCAGGCCATCTTGCGCACGGCGTTGAACGGGTGGTGGTTGGTGTGCGGGCGGTCACCAATAATCTCCCGCTGTTCGCGGGCAAATGTCACGGGAGCACGGAAATCGATGACCAGCTCATTTTCGCCCTGCACCAGGAAGTCCCGGACATCGAAGCGGTATGACCTGTGCTGATTGGCTGTGCTGGCCACCACCTTGCCGTTCAGGCGGATCGTGGCGGCCGTATCCAGTCCATCGGCCACCAGATCGTGCCGCGCGTGCTCCGCGTCACTGAAGGTAAAGACCGTGCGATATTGCCAATCCGTCAGCCCGATCCACGCCAGCGCGCTTTCGTTGTTGCCGTCAAAGGGATCAGGAATCAGCCCGGCCCGGAGCAAGTCCGTGTGCACCTCGCCGGGTACGACGGCGGGAATCCCCGCTATGCCCAACGCCGCCTCCGCGGGCACGTCGGTGGTGGGACGGAGCTCCCAGCTGCAGCCGCCTGCGCTGCTCAGGTCAGTCAGGGTGGGTGCGGGCAGAAGGTCGGTGGTGATGGTCACTGTGCAAGTCTCTTTTCCGGGTTGGGGGCTGCCTCGGCGAGCAGCTGGGTGTAGGGGTGTTGGGGATTGAGGATGACCTCATCGGAGGGTCCGGCTTCGACGATCTCGCCCTGATACATGACCAGGATTTCATCGGAGAAGTGCCGGGCCGTGGCCAGGTCATGGGTGATGTAGAGGACTCCGAGGTTGTCCGCACGCTGCAGGTCCGCCAAGAGATTCAGCACGCCCAGCCTGATGGAGACATCCAGCATGGACACCGGTTCGTCGGCAACAAGGATGCGCGGCTCCGGGGCCAAGGCCCGGGCGATCGCCACGCGTTGCCGCTGCCCGCCAGACATTTCGTGCGGGTGTTTGGCTGCGGCTTCGGGATCAAGCTGAACGCGGGTGAGCAGTTCCGCCACTGCGGCGTCGGTCTCCTCGGCTGTCTTCGCCTTGCCATGCAGTTTCAGCGGCCGGGCCAGGTGGTGACCCACGGTATGGAAGGGGTTGAGCGAGGCGAAGGGGTCCTGGAACACCATCTGGACGTCGCGGCGGTACTGGCGGAGCCCGGCACCGCGGCGCTGGACGGGCACGCCGTCGAGCATAATCGCCCCGGAGGTGGGCCGCTCCAGCTGCATGAGCAGCTTGGCGATGGTGGATTTTCCGCTGCCGCTTTGACCAACCAGCGCCACCGTCTTGCCCGATTCCACGGAGAAGCTCACGTCATTGACGGCCTTGAGGGTGCGCCCGTGCCAGCCACCGCGCAATCGGTATTCCTTGACAACGTTGTGAAATTCAAGGGTGCTCATGCGGTTCCTTTCAAGGTGCGCCCGTGGCGGATGAAATCTCCGCGTTCGCCGGTCAGGCTGGGGAACGAGTCCAGCAACTTGCGGGTGTATGCGTGGGTTGGGTTGCTGTAGACCTGCCGGGCATCGCCCAGCTCCACAATTTCCCCTCCGCGCATGACGGCGATCCTGTCGCTGATTTCCAGCAACAGCGGAAGATCGTGGGTGATGAAGATGACCGCGAAGCCCAGCTCGGCGCGGAGCCTGGTAATTTCGCGCAGGATCTCGCGCTGCACCACAACATCCAGTGCCGTGGTGGGTTCGTCCATGATCATGATCTGGGGATCAAGTGCCATGGCCATGGCGATCATGACGCGCTGGCGCATGCCGCCGGAGAGCTCGTGCGGAAAGGACCGGACCCGGTTTCGGTTGACTCCAACACGTTCCAGCAGGTCGCCACAGACTTGACGACGTTCCACCTTGCCCATGGCCGGACGGTGCGTGGTGAAGATGTCTTCCAACTGCGCCTGAACGTTCAGCACGGGGTTCAAGGAGTTCATGGCGCCTTGGAAAACCATGGAGATCTTGTCCCAGCGGAAAGCGCGCAGGGGTTCACCCTTCAGCTCACTGATGGCGATGTCCGTCCCGCTCTTGTCGTGGAACGTGGCTTGGCCGCTGACAATCCTTGCCGGAGGCTTGAGCAGTTTGTTGATTCCGTAGGCCAAGGTGGTTTTGCCGCAGCCACTCTCGCCGGCCAGGCCAAGAATCTCGCCCCGGCCCAGGGCCAGGGTGACATTCTTGACGGCGTGGACAGTAGTTTCGCCCTCGTAATCGATGCTGAGGTTTTCAATGGACAGGACCGGGCCGGGCCCCGTTGATTTGGGGGCCGGCGAGGCACTCGCTGCGGTGTCCACGGTTATTGAGCTCATGGCGTTGCCTTTCCAGTACCAGCTGAGGCTGTTTTGCCAGCTCGCGGCTTGTTCCAGCGTTTACGTGCCGCCAGCGTCTGATCGCGCAGTTTCGGGTTGATGATCTCGTCAATGGAGAAGTTGATGAGGGACAGGGCTGCACCAAAGACTGCGATGAGCAGGCCCGGTGGAACAAACCACCACCACGCACCGAGCCTCAGGGCAAGGCCATTCTGGGCGTAAAACAACATCGAGCCCCACGTCCAGGTGCCGGAGGCGCCCAAGCCAATAAAGGCCAGTCCGGCCTCACCGAGGATGGCAAAAATGACGGCGAAGACCATTTGGGACGCAAGGATAGGCATTAGGTTGGGCAGGATTTCAACCAGCAGAATTCGCCACGTCTTCTCCCCCGAGACGCGGGACGCTGCGACGTAATCCCTATTGCGCAAGCTCAGCGTGACGGCGCGCAACACGCGGGCACCGCCAGCCCAACTTGTCAGGGCCAAAACGCCAGCGATCAAGAACAAGCCCTTATCCGGGACGTAGCTGGAGATGACGATAACCAGGGGAAGACCCGGAATCACGAGCATGACGTTGGTGATGAGTGAGAATGCCTCGTCGGTCCACCCGCCAATGTAAGCGCCAACGATCCCAAAGAAGGCGGAGGCCGCAATGGCCATGGCCCCTACCAGCACACCGATGGTCAGGGACCCGCGGGTGGCGTGCGCCAATTGTGCCAAGACGTCCTGGCCGGTTTGGGTTGTGCCCAGCAGCATGCCGTTGCCGGGGGCTGCCAGCGTCTCATTGCTGATGGCGTTGGGGTCGCCCAAGAGCATGGGTCCAAGGATGCCAAATAGCGCAATGGCACCTGCAATGCTGAGTCCGGCAATGAGTTTGGCTGAGCGGGGGCGTCGCTGGCGGTTTCGGTTTTTCTTCGGCCGCCCCGACGCGGCGGCCGCAGGACGTTGTACTTCAAGAGTTGTTTCCATCGTGTTCCTTCCGTCCTTAGGCACGCACGCGCGTGCGGGGATCGATGAGTGCGTAGAGGAGATCAACGAGCAGGTTGGCACCCAGAACCGAGATGGTGATGACCAAGAAGATGCCTTGCATGAGCGCGTAGTCATTGCTTTGTAC includes:
- a CDS encoding ABC transporter ATP-binding protein, which translates into the protein MSSITVDTAASASPAPKSTGPGPVLSIENLSIDYEGETTVHAVKNVTLALGRGEILGLAGESGCGKTTLAYGINKLLKPPARIVSGQATFHDKSGTDIAISELKGEPLRAFRWDKISMVFQGAMNSLNPVLNVQAQLEDIFTTHRPAMGKVERRQVCGDLLERVGVNRNRVRSFPHELSGGMRQRVMIAMAMALDPQIMIMDEPTTALDVVVQREILREITRLRAELGFAVIFITHDLPLLLEISDRIAVMRGGEIVELGDARQVYSNPTHAYTRKLLDSFPSLTGERGDFIRHGRTLKGTA
- a CDS encoding ABC transporter ATP-binding protein, producing MSTLEFHNVVKEYRLRGGWHGRTLKAVNDVSFSVESGKTVALVGQSGSGKSTIAKLLMQLERPTSGAIMLDGVPVQRRGAGLRQYRRDVQMVFQDPFASLNPFHTVGHHLARPLKLHGKAKTAEETDAAVAELLTRVQLDPEAAAKHPHEMSGGQRQRVAIARALAPEPRILVADEPVSMLDVSIRLGVLNLLADLQRADNLGVLYITHDLATARHFSDEILVMYQGEIVEAGPSDEVILNPQHPYTQLLAEAAPNPEKRLAQ
- a CDS encoding glycoside hydrolase family 2 protein, producing the protein MTITTDLLPAPTLTDLSSAGGCSWELRPTTDVPAEAALGIAGIPAVVPGEVHTDLLRAGLIPDPFDGNNESALAWIGLTDWQYRTVFTFSDAEHARHDLVADGLDTAATIRLNGKVVASTANQHRSYRFDVRDFLVQGENELVIDFRAPVTFAREQREIIGDRPHTNHHPFNAVRKMACSFGWDWGIDIAGAGIWKAIRLESWTGARIASVRPLATLDAAGTGVLETHVELEWDGGPAAAGTAELSVSVAGVAGNVTVGSDDAVASLVLQLPEVAPWWPRGHGEQALHEVRVELSGVGNDRWSSRVGFRTIEVVTEADHDGTSFKFRVNGVDVYIRGANWIPDDALITRITRESLASSIGDAVESGMNLLRVWGGGMYESEDFYDICDEQGLLVWQDFLFACAAYSEEEPLRSEVIAEAREAVTRLSKHASLALWNGCNENIWGWVEWDWRVPLAGRTWGKATTARSCPRLWASWTPGPGTHPAAPSPTAIICTPTILATAPPTSGMSGTRRITPTTPAISPVSPPNLVSRVRRPGQLSPALSTTSRWLPMASRCWSTKKRIKAI
- a CDS encoding ABC transporter permease; translated protein: METTLEVQRPAAAASGRPKKNRNRQRRPRSAKLIAGLSIAGAIALFGILGPMLLGDPNAISNETLAAPGNGMLLGTTQTGQDVLAQLAHATRGSLTIGVLVGAMAIAASAFFGIVGAYIGGWTDEAFSLITNVMLVIPGLPLVIVISSYVPDKGLFLIAGVLALTSWAGGARVLRAVTLSLRNRDYVAASRVSGEKTWRILLVEILPNLMPILASQMVFAVIFAILGEAGLAFIGLGASGTWTWGSMLFYAQNGLALRLGAWWWFVPPGLLIAVFGAALSLINFSIDEIINPKLRDQTLAARKRWNKPRAGKTASAGTGKATP
- a CDS encoding LacI family DNA-binding transcriptional regulator, encoding MISHGSATESTSRSGIPGSAPVGLVLLRSAQPGQLDPFHQDFVRGAESRLAEAGRSLLVMLQAEPDKELETYRRWAAEQRIAGVLLMNLRLGDERVPLLQEIGLPAVVIGDRQISSVHPTAFTDERAAMAEALRYLSGLGHRRIARVAGPAELLHTAQRTEVYDEVLAGLGSDGLQRNGEYGHESGRDLTAELFSGDAGAQMPTAIIYDDAVMAIGGLEALAAMGLAVPGQVSVLAWDDSLQCQLAGVTALSHDVAAYGVLAADLLLGNLAGDPVTSRAAQAPTLVERSSTGPAA